Below is a genomic region from Syngnathoides biaculeatus isolate LvHL_M chromosome 5, ASM1980259v1, whole genome shotgun sequence.
ACTACTAAATTTAATGAATAACAGTAACTATTATTTCCGCTTAAAATTGTGTGATTTCAGCGAGCTTTATAAACAGAAAGAGACTTGTTCTATATTCTCGCGGGATTCCAGCCGACCCAGAGATATTTCGGACATATCGCGAGAGGATATAAACTAGACAAGAAAACTTTCCtttctgcgtgttttttttttttttttttttcttaaattacttAGACTATACTATCACAACTGCGGTCTCGGGAGATGTTGTATAATCTTACTTGTTTCTTACTCGTGATATGAATAATTGTGATATTAAACAAATTAAAGTTAATTTTATCTTCCACATTCCTATTTGGAGCTTTATGAACAGCTGTAGTCTCACGAAATGATCAAATAATTGTCCCTTACCGGTGACATTAATGACGACAGTGGACCAGAAATAGTTAATTTTGCTTTCTTCTCTCCTATTTGGAAAGCAtcacatttgtgtttgtaattttAGACGTGCTTGAGTCTCACTTTATGGGATTTAAAACTTTATTGGTAAAGCTTTTCTACACATTCGAGGCAATCGATATATTACATCATTATTTCTATACACAGGAGAatcggaaaaaaagaaaaatgctccaAACAAATGTAATTTGAGATATGTAAATGTACACAATTTAAACAAGTGTGGCTTGAAGCTCGAGTTACAAATGGGTGGAGTTTGGAAATATACAGAAATTTAGGCAATATTACATGGTGGAAACATTTCATTGGAATTATTGGGAATTTTTTTGAATTAAATGTGACTTGAGGGTAATTTCATGGAAATGATAAATATAAACCagcataaatatatacattttcatattcaatttatattctaatttttttattttcaagtgtcTTATCAAGAGGCAACCTTTAATTTTGtaaattcattgtttttgtttccataaaTTCTCATGAAAAGTttccaactttgaaaattcCTGGAATAATGCAAATATATGTTTTAGCTGTTTCCTGGTGTTGGACATggtcacacaaaacaaaacaaaacaaacacttcaGCATACATATACGGCTACATTGGACATGCATTGTTTTCATCTGGTCTAAATAAAATTTGTGTTCACATTatcaaaatggcaaaaaaggCCTTCGATCCCCTCGAGTTTGGCATAAATAAAGTCCAGCCCATTGCCAGACATAATCCAGGTTGACCATGATATCACACATACTTTCGGATGCCAGAAGGGTTAGCAATATCTGGCtaattcatttttctgttgCTGGATTTAATGGCACCAACGTGTTCTTGATGCTGAAATAACCCAAGCAAACCTTTTCAACATATCTGTGAGGAAACGTCTTCTACAAATCTGGTGATGGAGGTTTGATTCCGAGTATGTCTCTTTGAAAGTGGCTACTAAGTCTTGCGATCTTCTCTGTAAAATTATGCACAGTTTTTGCTCACACGATTGGTAATTGTTGGTGGACCATGTTGGATCCAGATGAGGATAAACTAGGCTTGAAACAGAAAGAATGCAGTAGTAGACTGCTTCGTAttcattgtttgtttggtttttatgtGTGTATGACCATCATCATTTAATATCACTCACTATATATTTTCATGTGCTGAGATGAGGGCTAAAAAGCTGGCCGAGTAGAGAAGCCTTGGCTTGATTGGCAAAGATACGGCACAATGACAAAGCGGACGTAATTGAACAAGTGCgacctttcaaaattcaaacatcTCTCCCCACGCATAACTTTGTGCGAAgagaagtggggaaaaaaatagattaaattGGAATAGTTGAGAGGTTGGCATACTTGAGCTAAATCTGCAATGACTTTTCCTAACATTACATGACCTTAGCCTCAAGGCTAGATAGCGGTTAGCATAGTATGAATTAGCTTCCCTTCTGCTAACCGCGTAAGCCTACATTTCTATTTCCTTTTGTACGTATGTTTAATATAATACCGTGGAAACAATTGACCATTAGCCAATTTAACAGGCTGGAGACTTTTATAAATGTGTGTGAATTAAGAGTAGAAGTTTTCCCACCCTGATTCAAAATTTGTGTGAGTAAATGGTGCAATGCAAGGCTAACGACCATGCTAAcgtgagaacgcccgatctcgtcagatctcggaagctaagcgggtttggcccttgTTAGTActcggatgggagaccgcctgggaataccagatgCTGTAAGCCTCTctcccggctaaaatgcagaggggttgcgtcacgaagggcatccggcgtaaaactgtgccaaacaaacatgccttcatctgagatgactcgctgtggcgacccctaacggggaaATGGTGCAATGTGGTAGACTTTATCCCTTTcgcccatattttttttttttttttaaccaaacacGGGACAGTAATTCCAAATTCTCCAATCAAATTTGTGTATTCAAAAACTCAAAAGCTACTGGGACAAAAAATTTAGCTGACATGGCAGCTGCAGGTGTGTCCTGCGGACCGTATTCATGACATCCACGCAATGTATCCACCTTATCcactggatatttctttttttaaaaagtcaaagaaaacttTTAGAGAATTTCTGATGTTGCAACCCCAAGGGCAGCAAGTTTTTGTCCCGTTTTTCGGTTCAGGAAAGCATACAAGCAAGATGAAGTGGTCTTAAAGACTGGGAGTCCTCACAGTCCAGTCTGATGCCAGTCCTGGCTCATGTGCTTCGTTCCCACTGACTTCCTGCTCTTGGAATTGTGAAGGATCTGCTGCTGGGGTGGCGTCAGAACCCCCGACTTGTGTCCCGACTGGTTGTGCTCCCTGGAGAACCTCTTGCATTTACAAGAGGTCACCACGGTGATTTTGTAAGTTCTGGTGTTACCGTCGTGGCACTGCAGCTGGATGCGCTGAGTGCGGGTTTTGTCGTTCACGCAGCGCCACTCCGGGGTGATGCTGGGACTGGCGCTGTGGCGAGTCCAGAACTTTTTGGACAGATGGGTGCCGCCGATCCAGTTGTGAAGCATCTGAGTCGGGAGACACTCGCCGGCGCACACCAGCTCCTTAATGGGGTGGATGCTGGTACAGTGGCCGTCGGAGATGTACTTGGTGGACCTCAACTCTCTGCAGCCCATCTGGCTTCTCTCTGAGGGAACATATCCAGAACTCAATTTAATAATCATCATGATCTCACACAATCAGGGTCATGGTAGACTAGCAAAGTTTGTAAACAAGGCTAGCCTAGCATCAACTTTTTGTTGGTGTTTGACGCTGTTTGAGTTACAATCGACAAACATCATACCcctaaaagtacatttttctttttttaaccccccccccaccaccaccaccaccacttttAAGAATGCAGTCAAGGCTGTTgattgaattagattttttttttttatgttattatgaaaataacagcagccggtatggacccaggcgtttttttcacccaaaaacatgattttgacgtttacGGCTtttccgcatatcatctaaatatggctcgaaacgaattggtaatattgccccggtcacttcactcggttgtgagatgttctcttcttcgaaaagagcgttCGTGTCCCATAGaaggggccacagcatgttttcaatggggaatgtcccagtgtgacgtcacgggcaggagatgcagccaatatggcgaccacttggatgtcgtcggatgacacttccgcaactttgcgcatggatgacgcgctctctgctcacatttattttttcgtacatacattgaagtgaataatgttatatgtatttttcattgcaatatctactttagaatgtttataggaatggcacttgggctttaaggagGGCAGAAGATCCTCAAACTGCTCAACCCAAACACTTCGTATCCAATTATATAAGTTGAGGTATAAGAACAAACAGCAAGGAAATATtggaatattattttgttttctttctctgcAGGCTGCAGATCTTCCCCTGTTGTAACTCGAACCGGCATCCATTCATAACATCACACCACACGCCTCCccgaaaatggccgccgctcCGTGACAGGCTTTGATGAACGGAGAGACGGGAACCGTCATCCCCGAGCGGCTGACGTCAAGtaggattttactttttaaaaaattttttttactcttgtaTTCCATctataaatgcacaaattatttaaAGTAGCAGGGATCGTGGTCTGAGTTAATGGAATAGAAAacttaaaatgaacatttcacaGGCCACAAATGCTCATAATTGTAATATGTTCTTCCTCACGACTACtcacaaaataaaacttaaaaaaaaaaaaagtataattccGCTAATAATAATCCTGTACTACTTCAGGTTTTGTTGACTGTCTCCTATTTTTGGCGGCCCTTATCTAGCTACAATAAAGGGTAAAAACCCTACCCCCCCAAAGGGTAAGAACCCCAACAATAAACACCGCATTAGCACCTttctgacagtgtcaatcaaaagtgaGTTTGTAAAGGCAGGTGCATGTACTCTGTTATGCCATGACTGTGAAGGCTTTTTATCATTCATGCTGTACAGTAACTATATTTTTATGTCCTATTTACGTTtttgtattagttttttttatactgaACTTGTTTGACGATAGGCTACATGATTATTTACAGTATAATATACTATGATTAGCTTTCATACACATCTAAAAGTCAAATTGTATCATTTTTGCTGATTGAAATTGATTCAAGACAAGTGTTGGCAAAGCCTGGCCCTGAATTATTAATTAGGAATTaattcattacaaaaaaaataaagtttttttcaaacaacgtattttacatacacatttaaaaattttctcTATTTTTTCAAACCTCATCTAAATAGCGTGGCTaatcaataaatatattcaaGAATACTTTTCCAAGTTCTACTACTGCTATTCATTTTTATGAACTTATCTCATAGATTTATTGTAGAGTACggaatttaaataaaacatcgGTAAAAGCGGccattttatgtatatatatatatatatatatatatatatatatatatatatatatatatatatatatatatatatatatatatatatatatatatatatacacacaaaatttttgtattatttattttattatataagtAATAATgatcaataaaatatataataaaataaaattggaacacattggtatttaaaaaacaaaactactaatataatataatttttattatttttttgtactggcCCATCAGTTTTCAAAATGACATCTGGCCCATCCCAGAGATAATAAGATCAAATATTTGAGATATTTatacaatatattatttttaaataataatacaggTATTTTATACAATTGACaataaaatttgtatttttacttttgctctAAAGTACATTTCAGAGTCTGCACCTTTTTATTGAGGTAAAGAGTTGAAAAAATAGTTCTACCTTTACCAGAGTATCTGCGTTTGTACTTAACTACAGTGTGTGAGTACTCTTGTCCCACCCCCCGACTCTTTGTAACCATATCATCCATGAAATGAAGCTCCTCTGTGCAAAGTCACGTGTGAACCAAAATATACGGTTATTGAAAAGTGTCCAAATATATACatgaaaatttatttgaattttggaGTCCCATCAAAGCCGGCCCGTGTTTCTTCTTACCACCTCTGTCCCGTCCCGCTGCTCTCCCGCCGGCCCGAGCCCGGTTCAGGGATGCGTTTCCCGGCTTCGCGTCCTCCTGTGGTGGGCTCGTGTGCGGGAAGACGCTGCCCGCGTGCTCCGTGGCATCATTGTGGAGGGCCTGGCTGCTCCTCAGGAGGATACAAAGTAAAACCAGCGAGTGTGAGAAGGACTCTTGATGcatggtggaggaggaggaggaagcagttAGTGATGAAGAGAAAGATGCTGCAGCTGGTTTTATATAGAGGAGGGGTTTTAAGGTGCCTGTGTCTGGGTGGGTCGGCACCTCGGGACACACCCACTTTTTCCTCTGTTTGACGTGAGAGGCAAATAACAGACTTGAGTGAATTATTCCATTGCATAAAAATTCCTCTCCAGTTCGGTCCATAAATATTGAGAACATGGCCACAATTCTTATCTTTTAAGAAGAAACATctggtacagcgttggcctcacagttctgaggacccgggttcgatcccgatcctcgcctgtgtggagtttgcatgttctccccgtgcctgggtgggttttctccgggctctccggttttctcccacatcccaaaaacatacaacattaattggacactccaaattgcccccaagtgtgattgtgagtgcgaatgtttgtctctatgtgccctgcgattggctggcgaccagtccagggtgtaccccgcctcctgcctgctgacagctgggataggctccagcactccccgcgaccctcgtgaggatgagcggcaaatcTTTATTGTTatgaacatgcatgcatgcacagaaaatttgttctctgcattttacccgTCGTGGTGAATAGCAAAAacttgttagtggaacacactggagcaggGGGCAGTTGGGTATTTCAGTGTCTTCCTCAAGGACACCACAGACTTGAGTCCCGGGGAGGCTGCAGTCAGTCTCTTGAACCCTGGTCTCCCACGGTGGTTGGTAATGATCTTAGCCACTGGTCCACAGCTCTAAACACCCCCACAATAGGccagaaatgaaaagaaaaatgttttaactgCACACTTTCTGCtttaaaacccattcgtgggcagcgtcccatttttgggacatcatgattttcactcattatatccttcaatatatcaaaatattgaagtgtgttaatctgaagccataatatggtatcaggagaggataactcatcagtcaaagttagcacagagttatttccctttccttcctgacccaacatggctgcctcaagtacacatttGAGCATTTTCTGAGAGAacaaagggagaaaggtcagtatgcaaccaagtttgtcttcaaaattctaatccatcagtattattaatgcgtaagtgtcgttctagaataagaattaattaataaacatatctctagtatgtaccacttcacagagctgataacatacccgtcccgcGAGagagtacatcttttttgccctttgttttatgtgttaaacgaaaaagaagtgttatttccttgattgtggcctattAGGTGACTTTTATCTcagtaaggcaaaaaattgccaccccgCCCATGATTGGGTTAATTTGTTGGTATTTACATCCCAATCAGGTAAATTATGTATGAATTACAACAATTCATGTGGACCTCCCGTTTTTTAAGGGACCAAAAGTAATGACGAAATTACTTGCTCAACTATTCTTTGGCCAGGTGTGTGTCATGCCTTCATTTTCCTGTTTCCAAAGAACAGATGAAACGTCTCGAGTGTgccccaagtactctcccgcTCTCTACCTCCGCTCCAAAATCCAAATGACAgccccaaatgggacaagccgaaagaaaaagaagaatccgGATTTGGAATCTGTTGCCGTCAACTCGCAACATGAGCCTCGAAATGGCGGATGTTTGTGAAGCAAGCCACCGTCAGGCTGAAAAATCAAaacggagagatggtaaaaacATCAGGCTTGGCCAAATCAGTTTGGaactttctggaaaaaaataaaataagaaagaaCACACCGGTGAGCTCACCAACACCGAGAGAGCTGGAAGAACACGGAAAATAACTGTGGCGGATTACCAAAGAATTCTGTCCCTAGTGAATTAAACAACAGTTGGACAGATCAAGAGCACTATCCAGGATTTACGTGTCtgtgtgttccccccccccaaaaaaaaaaacaactcaaaaaaaaaagacttcaccGGAGTGAATAATGAGGGTTCGTCACGAGCCTCAAAAACAGGAAGGCCAAATTAGAGATTGCCAaacaacatgtaaaaaaaaaaaaaaaaaaaagaaaagcctttCCAGTTCtctgggatgagaattttctgcggaattccgagttttttcatctgaaattgtcatttttgtgaaacgcgtaaatccgttgagaaaatttgtagGGGTGGGGTACGGCTTGAGGCGGTGATCAAGTCCGGCCGCcggcatctatcggcaacgctcgtcgtgaaatttaGTCACAGCCGTGATAGCTAAAAACGGCTTTTGCTATCTGTTTCcgttaaatttggtgtttataataacgacaacatttggcagcattttggcggtatttcgtcaGTATTTTCACTCAGatattaacatttcatagagaagcattctgtttactacggcaaagttataacttatagacataagTATGTATACGTTGTCGAGCGGTCTCCACGTTTGCCAGTTAGGCGAAAGTATTGGaccgaaaagatgaagatcgtgccatgGATATTGATacaaaccacggggtaaaaaaaaacagtttcagatggGCGTGGCTTGAATAAAGCGTAACCGTGCAGATGGGAACAAAAACATTATCAACATATCTGACCGAACACAtccaaaaagtggacgttcccggcaaaatGCTGTGTGCTCTGTGTttcgataggagcaaaaaatatccaaaccaggatgtaaatttctcaaatattatataattgacaactggtaatacgattaggcctatctgtaacacaggccctgtagatcacgcattttatcgctcatttttatttttcatgatctttctctctcactctctctctctctctctctctctctctctctctctctctctctctctctctctctcgctcttatataaaaaaaattccttgtgtacttatttctgaagtataatttgtaagtgcagtagcctatttgatataaattttactcagtctacatttttgtgtcggaagtttggcaaaattatttgggttgtttggcctcatattttaagttttccaaatattatgattgccctgtatttacaccgTTAGAAGttaccagaggtcaccatttaacagtgtgttttatatttaaaaaaaaaaaaaaaattgaaaaaattgtCCCCACCCCTTCCCCgccaaaggcagacattttcagtgtttttccaaattgctcATTGTCATCCCCGAGTTGTGGAACAACATCCTATGGACAGATGAGATCAACGTGTACCAGAGTCATGGGAACTGAAGAGTACGTAAAAGGAAAGGAACTGCTAATGATCCAAAACGTTACCACCTCGTCAGTGAAGCACGGTGGTGGTCGCTCGATGCCATGGGCGTGAATTGTCGTCAATGGAACTTCTTTCCTTGTGTTTATCGACGGTGCAACTGCTGACGAAAGCGGCAG
It encodes:
- the sostdc1a gene encoding sclerostin domain-containing protein 1a, with the protein product MDRTGEEFLCNGIIHSSLLFASHVKQRKKWVCPEVPTHPDTGTLKPLLYIKPAAASFSSSLTASSSSSTMHQESFSHSLVLLCILLRSSQALHNDATEHAGSVFPHTSPPQEDAKPGNASLNRARAGGRAAGRDRGERSQMGCRELRSTKYISDGHCTSIHPIKELVCAGECLPTQMLHNWIGGTHLSKKFWTRHSASPSITPEWRCVNDKTRTQRIQLQCHDGNTRTYKITVVTSCKCKRFSREHNQSGHKSGVLTPPQQQILHNSKSRKSVGTKHMSQDWHQTGL